The Pyrenophora tritici-repentis strain M4 chromosome 8, whole genome shotgun sequence genome contains a region encoding:
- a CDS encoding glycoside hydrolase family 128 protein, producing MLTTTFFMALAGLSTIIEASPLQPRGGNKRGLAFPKNHNGVPGSQYTHAFDATSKLGWMYNWEAVIDGQPIDLEFVPLLHSNQQWCTETWFNNIANARKNYKVSHILGFNEPDQVGGGGTNMDVGTAVAAWKAFIQPLASQGLRLGSPAVTSGNEPNKGINWLKNFVSSCNGCQIDFVVAHYYAWDKAEDFKNYLIKFHQTFNKPVWVTEFGVTEGNADQFLKEVLPWMDGQDWIERYAYFMAAPATDQKLLINANGQGLSSTGKIYATL from the coding sequence ATGCTTACCACTACCTTCTTCATGGCCCTAGCTGGCCTTTCCACCATCATTGAGGCATCCCCTCTTCAACCTCGCGGCGGAAACAAGCGTGGTCTTGCCTTCCCCAAAAACCACAACGGCGTTCCCGGTTCCCAGTACACTCACGCTTTTGATGCCACCTCCAAGCTTGGCTGGATGTACAACTGGGAGGCAGTCATTGATGGTCAACCCATCGACCTCGAATTTGTTCCTCTGCTTCACTCCAACCAGCAGTGGTGCACTGAGACTTGGTTCAACAACATCGCCAACGCTCGCAAGAACTACAAGGTCTCGCACATCCTGGGCTTCAACGAACCAGACCAGGTTGGCGGCGGAGGCACCAACATGGACGTGGGAACTGCCGTGGCCGCGTGGAAGGCATTCATCCAACCCCTCGCCTCCCAAGGACTCCGCCTCGGCTCTCCTGCCGTCACCAGTGGCAACGAGCCCAACAAGGGCATCAACTGGCTCAAGAACTTCGTCTCCAGCTGCAACGGCTGCCAAATCGACTTTGTCGTAGCCCACTACTATGCCTGGGACAAAGCCGAAGACTTCAAGAACTACCTCATCAAATTCCACCAAACCTTCAACAAGCCCGTCTGGGTCACCGAGTTCGGCGTCACTGAGGGCAACGCCGACCAGTTCCTCAAGGAGGTTCTTCCATGGATGGATGGACAGGACTGGATCGAGCGTTACGCTTACTTCATGGCTGCCCCTGCTACCGACCAGAAGCTTCTGATCAACGCCAACGGCCAAGGTCTGAGCAGCACCGGAAAAATCTACGCAACTTTGTAA
- a CDS encoding Trichoplein multi-domain protein — translation MEPAALPDEEEPSTTDEARQAAEAEAEAEVAAAATAAAAEAAAEAAAEAAAEAAAEAAAEAAAEAAAEAAAEAEAEAEALEHERLEQQKLEDDAKIAAEAEAEAQRQELERVERERLEAEAVEAEAKELLERERLEAEEAEEAKAKELLEKSEQERLVREAQEEMEANEAAEAAERAEDETRAKEEEERKESERLEQERVAREMVEQERQEQIAEARKLLELMEQERREEEEAREEMEAAAMADRARRAAEQLDRERLNREQQEQEQLHHDQTEHDGLETEARAAPDTDEHAQRAADQDEAARSAAEEPRWRHTSHQEEAPQVPQASARARQPLAESPARGSSPSSAVPGMHDRSPTSATFDPPFRSYRSAAPHAPKLRRQEAGPNHVPKPYAVSQLIEDNRPPAPSPPMSRVRPRHVPTFDSDDDSDSVLVQSRIASRRPFSGEAHEVSRAHMGPHQPRSGFASRVPVEPAYPAPPPNYHPSYYAPPSQPPHYPNHGYGMSQQGYPAPNPNPYGPSSHSSSSPYQEPWSQYPPGYPPYGSPPRRQDSSGSRDYPLHAPDGRPAIEDGSGDVFSRIAATIPDLHVLLARYKETHSQLSVREDLLRRAGAEQEEKLRAKDGEIGELKAKIYDLENRNSAEAHRLHLQIGNLEEQVKELREQLADTRKYKREAEETKLVLDAAMKSWEARYKELEDVHRTLERTTAEERARAWRDFDEWKATTNTKHDAEKIALAIQFDKKLKQAESAADQAREEAAEAAELKAELEDALRREQELIQERDSLQQNWEEQRNLLDSKYQQTRDDAIRKAEEESARADRLAEEKEELLQQYDQLKAESQREKEIIKSVASNLESEKSRLEKMMECYGDIAEIKSKGDNYYLVSFAQLQNQIIDLATAHFVHLPVRPPVDDLAQVPSNLPSFLGDTIASRQVRVAYVVHTVAKLITYRVFGPFLFSLGRRYDKADSLFTSMSHHIRDKSTRKEAIWRQQTLLAAFTSSGAKQRINTAAGTVVEEIVNAIKHFADPKEEEGIKISVKRIVKLAAETWRFARLEREMIIAAMPALQDEEHQFTSNEYWPAYTPEGTAEVELPEGSQPQLLLRMFPVIYRDAKHENFQNNGESRDEGCVFHHGLALYSDAEPVVKRMEELKSAGLPSHTTALTSPTDEGKFPPPACPPPRDAPPSPPVPPSPRSPTKTETNMAEKGPETSSRIKRASLPFSNHAPGGRSDFTPPSAYTRPMAPPTSVFTSPRNFIGMPVESLAPSQAPTARRKGPPLPPKPSSKPEIPLPAATWVEALRHQTSTESAILPPSFSRTTTQDTVQDADANSSSGPPTPTDAVTEVFDAIDDIESLLPQRTPTTPISHSRRRSTHTRRFVDHPIEEDIPERPDSARRKSYAASVRTHKSADTERTDKSDRTSRTEKSDRSDKTEQRTTLDKARYLWESRGAAMKALYPNSPFAGQSTNGSTKNSSKSERSERSERSERRKDRSNTTSSRESRESRESKRESRELKRQKSFPDNATWDTNSVITNEDFAPTTISTNVPYPTPQHSRRDSKEVKRESKDLRRQPSISVAGTWDTASEVTHRAPPTTVSTNVPYPMEYPEEHPWELRHLRRERSIADDDTWIADNATWDTSSEITQRGPATTVSTNVPYSTERPREARRMSVSDAGTWDTDSEVTTAPRAPPTTVSTNVPYPSQLPRQLRRLSVSDAGTWDTASEVTHHAPPTTVSTNVPYPAELPRQIRRLRSVSDAGTWDTSSEVTHRPPPTTVSTNVPYPGGHVEKGPFERLRMENSYSDDGGSDSGTWDTSSEITHANNGPATTVSTNVPYQTERSAKPERPERPKSLRRKTSPPVSVAGTWDTASIITTNDDMKTGVSTNVPYSADRRFR, via the exons ATGGAACCTGCTGCTCTACCGGATGAGGAAGAACCCAGCACCACGGACGAGGCTCGGCAAGCTGCTGAAGCAGAAGCAGAGGCAGAGgtagcagcagcagccacagcagcagcagcagaggcagcagcagaggcagcagcagaggcagcagcagaggcagcagcagaggcagcagcagaggcagcagcagaggcagcagcagaggcagcagcagaggcagaggcagaggcagaAGCACTGGAGCACGAACGACTTGAACAGCAAAAGCTTGAAGATGATGCCAAGATAGCCGCGGAAGCTGAAGCTGAAGCCCAACGGCAAGAGCTAGAAAGAGTCGAGCGTGAGAGGTTAGAAGCCGAAGCAGTTGAAGCTGAAGCTAAAGAACTGTTGGAGCGTGAGAGGTTAGAGGCTGAAGAGGCTGAAGAGGCTAAAGCTAAAGAGCTCCTGGAGAAGTCCGAGCAAGAACGGCTTGTAAGAGAAGCCCAAGAAGAGATGGAAGCTAACGAAGCCGCGGAAGCTGCCGAACGGGCTGAAGATGAGACCAGAGccaaggaagaggaagagcgCAAAGAGTCGGAGAGACTAGAGCAAGAACGGGTAGCCCGTGAGATGGTTGAGCAAGAAAGACAGGAGCAGATCGCCGAAGCCAGGAAGCTTTTGGAGCTAATGGAACAAGAACGGcgtgaagaagaagaagcacGTGAAGAAATGGAAGCTGCAGCTATGGCCGACCGTGCTCGAAGAGCGGCAGAACAGCTCGACCGGGAACGACTCAACCGAGAGCAACAAGAGCAAGAGCAACTACATCATGACCAAACAGAGCACGATGGACTTGAGACGGAAGCTCGAGCTGCTCCAGATACTGACGAGCATGCCCAAAGAGCGGCTGATCAAGATGAGGCTGCTCGGTCAGCTGCCGAAGAGCCACGATGGCGACATACGTCACACCAGGAAGAAGCACCCCAGGTACCACAAGCATCAGCCCGTGCGAGGCAACCACTAGCGGAATCACCAGCACGTGGTTCGTCACCTTCTTCGGCGGTGCCTGGCATGCACGACCGTTCTCCAACCTCAGCCACGTTTGATCCACCCTTCCGATCGTATCGATCTGCCGCGCCACATGCACCGAAGCTTAGAAGGCAAGAAGCGGGCCCAAACCATGTCCCGAAGCCTTATGCTGTATCCCAGCTCATTGAGGATAATAGACCACCTGCACCCAGTCCGCCTATGAGCAGAGTACGACCGAG ACACGTCCCGACTTTCGATAGTGACGACGATTCCGACTCCGTTCTAGTCCAGTCTAGGATAGCGTCTCGGCGTCCATTTAGCGGTGAAGCGCATGAAGTGTCGCGGGCCCACATGGGCCCACATCAACCACGTAGCGGTTTCGCGTCCCGAGTGCCTGTCGAACCAGCCTATCCGGCCCCTCCACCAAATTATCACCCAAGCTACTATGCCCCGCCATCCCAGCCGCCTCACTACCCAAATCATGGCTACGGTATGAGTCAGCAGGGCTATCCCGCCCCTAACCCCAATCCTTACGGCCCTTCGTCGCactcttcctcttctccgTACCAAGAACCATGGAGCCAATACCCACCTGGGTACCCTCCTTACGGCAGCCCACCGCGACGACAGGACTCCTCGGGCTCTAGAGATTATCCTTTACATGCTCCCGACGGTCGACCCGCAATCGAAGACGGGTCAGGCGACGTATTTTCACGCATCGCCGCGACCATCCCAGACCTGCACGTGCTACTTGCACGCTACAAAGAGACCCACAGTCAGCTTAGTGTGAGAGAAGACTTACTGCGTCGAGCAGGCGCCGAGCAGGAAGAGAAGCTCAGAGCAAAGGATGGTGAGATTGGTGAGCTAAAGGCGAAGATTTACGACTTGGAAAATAGAAATTCTGCCGAGGCACACAGACTACATCTCCAGATTGGTAACCTGGAAGAGCAGGTCAAAGAGCTTCGCGAGCAGCTCGCCGACACTAGAAAGTATAAGAGAGAGGCTGAAGAGACCAAGCTGGTATTGGATGCAGCGATGAAGTCTTGGGAGGCTAGGTATAAAGAGCTGGAAGATGTGCACCGTACCTTGGAGAGGACGACGGCCGAGGAGAGGGCAAGAGCATGGAGAGACTTTGACGAGTGGAAGGCCACCACCAACACGAAACACGATGCCGAGAAAATTGCGCTCGCTATCCAGTTTGACAAGAAGCTGAAGCAAGCTGAATCCGCTGCTGATCAAGCACGAGAGGAAGCTGCCGAAGCTGCCGAGCTCAAGGCCGAGCTCGAAGATGCTCTCAGGCGCGAGCAGGAGCTCATCCAGGAGCGCGACAGTCTCCAGCAGAACTGGGAAGAGCAGCGCAATCTCTTGGACTCTAAATACCAACAGACTCGAGACGATGCCATCAGGAAAGCCGAAGAGGAGTCGGCTAGAGCTGATCGTCTGGCtgaagagaaggaagaaCTGTTGCAACAGTACGACCAACTCAAGGCTGAGAGTCAGAGAGAGAAGGAGATCATCAAGAGCGTCGCTAGCAATCTCGAATCTGAGAAGTCTAGGCTCGAAAAGATGATGGAATGCTACGGGGATATCGCCGAGATCAAAAGCAAGGGTGACAACTACTA TCTGGTATCCTTTGCACAGCTTCAGAACCAAATCATCGATCTAGCTACCGCCCACTTCGTTCATCTTCCCGTACGGCCGCCGGTGGACGATCTTGCGCAGGTGCCGTCCAACCTTCCATCGTTCCTTGGGGATACTATAGCCTCTCG ACAAGTTCGAGTGGCATATGTAGTCCATACAGTGGCAAAGCTCATCACCTATCGCGTTTTCGGTCCATTCCTGTTCAGTCTCGGTCGCCGCTACGACAAAGCCGACTCGTTGTTCACTTCCATGAGCCACCACATCCGTGACAAGAGCACTCGAAAGGAAGCGATCTGGCGACAACAGACCCTTCTTGCTGCATTCACAAGCTCCGGCGCAAAGCAGCGCATCAATACTGCTGCAGGAACGGTTGTTGAAGAAATTGTCAACGCTATCAAACACTTTGCGGACCCgaaagaggaggagggcATCAAGATTTCCGTGAAGCGCATCGTGAAGCTCGCTGCTGAGACATGGAGATTTGCCCGCCTCGAGCGTGAGATGATCATCGCGGCCATGCCTGCCCTACAGGATGAAGAACACCAGTTCACGAGTAATGAGTATTGGCCAGCTTACACGCCAGAAGGTACTGCAGAAGTCGAACTTCCAGAAGGGTCGCAGCCACAACTGCTGCTCAGGATGTTCCCTGTCATCTATCGAGATGCAAAGCACGAGAATTTCCAGAACAACGGAGAGAGCCGCGACGAAGGCTGCGTGTTCCATCATGGACTCGCTTTGTATAGTGATGCAGAGCCGGTTGTGAAAAGGATGGAGGAACTCAAATCTGCTGGTCTGCCTTCCCATACCACTGCATTAACGAGTCCGACTGACGAGGGCAAGTTTCCGCCGCCG GCATGCCCTCCCCCCCGAGACGCGCCGCCATCTCCCCCCGTTCCTCCCAGTCCTCGATCGCCGACCAAGACCGAGACGAATATGGCTGAAAAGGGCCCAGAGACGTCCTCGCGCATCAAGCGGGCATCTTTACCCTTTTCCAACCATGCTCCTGGCGGCAGATCTGACTTTACTCCACCCTCCGCCTACACGCGCCCAATGGCTCCTCCGACGTCCGTATTCACGTCGCCGAGAAACTTTATTGGTATGCCCGTCGAGAGTCTGGCTCCCTCACAAGCGCCAACTGCACGGAGGAAGGGTCCACCGCTGCCACCAAAGCCATCATCGAAACCCGAAATCCCGTTGCCCGCTGCAACATGGGTAGAGGCTCTCCGTCATCAGACATCAACAGAAAGCGCAATCCTGCCCCCATCCTTCTCTCGCACTACGACTCAGGACACTGTCCAAGATGCAGACGCGAATTCTAGCTCCGGCCCACCCACACCCACAGATGCGGTGACTGAGGTCTTTGACGCTATAGACGATATCGAAAGCCTGCTGCCTCAACGCACGCCGACTACACCGATATCGCACTCACGTCGTCGGTCCACGCACACTCGCCGGTTCGTGGACCATCCCATTGAAGAGGATATACCTGAACGACCGGACTCGGCCCGCCGAAAGAGCTATGCTGCAAGTGTACGCACCCATAAGTCGGCTGATACCGAGCGTACTGATAAGAGTGATCGTACGAGTCGCACGGAGAAGAGTGACCGCTCGGATAAAACTGAGCAGCGTACTACGCTCGACAAGGCTCGCTACTTGTGGGAGAGTCGCGGCGCTGCCATGAAGGCCTTGTACCCCAACAGTCCATTCGCCGGGCAAAGCACAAACGGCAGTACCAAGAACTCGAGCAAGAGTGAAAGGAGCGAAAGAAGCGAGAGGAGTGAGAGGAGGAAGGATAGGAGCAACACGACATCTTCAAGAGAGTCCAGGGAGTCGAGAGAGTCAAAGAGGGAGTCGCGAGAGCTGAAGAGGCAGAAGAGTTTCCCGGACAACGCAACATGGGATACAAACAGCGTCATCACCAACGAGGATTTCGCACCTACTACAATCTCAACAAACGTACCCTATCCAACCCCTCAACACTCAAGGCGGGACTCAAAGGAGGTGAAGAGAGAGTCGAAGGATCTCCGAAGGCAGCCCAGTATCTCCGTCGCTGGAACGTGGGACACTGCCAGCGAGGTCACGCATCGTGCACCTCCTACCACCGTCTCTACTAATGTTCCTTATCCAATGGAGTATCCCGAGGAGCATCCGTGGGAGTTGAGGCATCTGAGACGAGAGAGAAGCATCGCCGATGATGATACTTGGATTGCCGACAACGCTACCTGGGACACGAGCAGTGAGATTACTCAGCGTGGTCCTGCTACAACTGTATCAACCAACGTTCCCTATTCCACCGAGCGACCTCGTGAGGCGAGACGAATGAGTGTCTCCGACGCTGGTACATGGGACACAGACAGTGAGGTGACGACGGCCCCTCGTGCACCCCCTACGACCGTCTCGACCAACGTTCCTTATCCATCCCAGTTACCGCGACAACTGAGAAGGCTGAGCGTCTCAGATGCTGGGACGTGGGATACTGCCAGTGAGGTGACTCATCATGCTCCACCAACGACGGTGTCGACCAATGTGCCGTACCCGGCCGAGCTACCTCGACAGATCAGACGACTGAGAAGTGTCTCTGATGCTGGTACTTGGGACACTAGCAGCGAGGTCACGCATCGACCTCCTCCCACTACAGTATCGACCAATGTCCCTTACCCAGGTGGGCATGTTGAAAAGGGGCCTTTTGAAAGGCTGAGGATGGAGAACAGTTACTCCGATGACGGCGGTTCCGACTCCGGCACTTGGGACACGAGCAGTGAAATCACTCACGCGAACAACGGTCCAGCTACGACCGTATCCACCAATGTGCCCTACCAGACTGAAAGGTCTGCGAAGCCCGAGAGACCCGAGAGGCCCAAGAGCTTGAGAAGGAAGACTAGCCCCCCTGTCTCAGTCGCCGGAACTTGGGACACGGCCAGTATTATTACGACGAATGATGACATGAAGACGGGTGTTTCGACGAATGTGCCGTACTCAGCCGATCGCCGATTCCGATAA
- a CDS encoding Atrophin-1 multi-domain protein → MHFSTIIATATFMLTTYAAVATEVPRNAAPAPVVTEPDHAVKPAALAHVVARKESTACFLCTASCGFGDGSDCTTCCAVGGPCTC, encoded by the exons ATGCATT TCTCCACCATCATCGCTACCGCCACCTTCATGCTCACCACATACGCCGCTGTCGCCACTGAAGTCCCACGCAACGCCGCCCCAGCCCCAGTTGTCACCGAGCCCGACCACGCCGTCAAACCGGCCGCTCTCGCCCACGTCGTCGCCAGGAAAGAGTCGACCGCCTGCTTCTTGTGCACTGCCAGCTGCGGCTTTGGCGATGGCTCAGACTGCACTACCTGCTGCGCTGTTGGCGGCCCTTGCACCTGCTAG
- a CDS encoding 40S ribosomal protein uS15, which translates to MGRLHSNGKGISASAIPYSRNPPAWLKTTPEQVVDQICKLAKKGATPSQIGEILRDSHGVAQVKVVTGNKILRILKSNGLSPDIPEDLYMLIKKAVAVRKHLQTNRKDKDGKFRLILIESRIHRLSRYYKTVGALPPTWRYESATASTMVA; encoded by the exons atgggtcgtcttcacagCAACGGAAAGGGCATATCAGCCTCTGCCATCCCCTACTCCCGCAACCCCCCTGCGTGGTTGAAGACCACCCCCGAGCAGGTTGTCGACCAGATCTGCAAGCTCGCAAAGAAGGGCGCTACCCCCAGCCA GATTGGTGAGATCCTCAGGGACAGCCACGGTGTTGCCCAGGTCAAGGTCGTCACCGGCAACAAGATCCTCCGTATCCTCAAGTCGAACG GCCTCAGCCCCGACATCCCAGAGGACCTCTACATGCTCATCAAGAAGGCCGTCGCCGTCCGCAAGCACCTCCAGACCAACCGCAAGGACAAGGACGGAAAGTTCCGTCTCATTCTCATCGAGTCCCGTATCCACCGT CTCTCCCGTTACTACAAGACCGTCGGTGCCCTCCCCCCTACCTGGAGGTACGAGAGCGCCACCGCCTCTACCATGGTCGCATAA
- a CDS encoding Dpy-30 multi-domain protein — protein MAEPSPSNTVQDIDIDPALMNGMTQQAPAEQPSTDVEMADSQPTTDSAAPSLQPTVQTQPPTPSQAPPPAAPSAPTLPTAPTPTPASSRNSPHPPAQAPTQPIPHGSPTRVYLNQHVTPHLLEAMKHLATTEPDKPLKWLSEFLANKSAEIEGP, from the exons ATGGCTGAACCTTCGCCGAGCAACACGGTGCAAGACATCGACATCGACCCTGCGCTCATGAATGGCATGACACAACAAGCGCCCGCAGAACAGCCTTCCACAGACGTAGAAATGGCAGACTCACAA CCTACAACCGATTCCGCAGCGCCCTCCCTCCAACCTACTGTGCAAACACAACCCCCAACACCTTCGCAAGCCCCTCCCCCAGCAGCACCATCTGCACCCACACTTCCTACTGCGCCAACGCCCACGCCAGCATCATCGCGAAACTCGCCGCATCCACCCGCTCAAGCGCCTACGCAGCCGATCCCGCACGGCAGCCCGACGAGAGTGTATTTGAATCAGCATGTGACGCCACACTTACTTGAGGCGATGAAGCATCTTGCGACGACGGAGCCAGACAAGCCGCTCAAGTGGTTGAGTGAGTTCTTGGCGAATAAGAGTGCAGAAATTGAGGGGCCttga
- a CDS encoding cell cycle checkpoint protein RAD17, with product MAKLRAPRKKPLVFSSDESDGRESLSPPPERSRRGGTLTATSTGPRVTDRATRSQAQARAVSPKPSKAATTKKSPTKKAPAKSPAKSKPIYKPITSFFSNVPRSQSTQPTPSPEKYAASIEDVDDILDSDDDNVRPTKSSNPLPVRKRPIAATAPTGHGSSAISRQKFLRTATGARSTPPLSSQPAQQQEVVDRRPWTEKYGPESLDELAVHKRKVADVRTWLSDVFNGKARKRLLLLKGPAGSGKTTTISLLSKELGIEMQEWKNPTGSMSTSDSFVSVTAQFEDFVARTGTFGSLAFDEPVPTAQTASPSSQVGRQKQLVLVEEFPNTFTRTSSAVQSFRSSVLNYLAANTQSATAFFSSQVNPEQAVTPIVMIISETLLSTNTAAADSFTAHRLLGPDILTHAGVSVIEFNPIAPTYMTKALDTIIVKEARKSGRKKTLGPQAIQRLAELGDIRSAVSSLEFLCLRGDDAEGWGANVNFSKKKALKDTPMTKIERESLEMVTQRESTLGIFHSVGRVVYNKRLTENHNEPIAHPPNWFPEKRRPKVSEVNVDTLINELGTDTQTFVAALHENYVLSCGGADSEETMDSIEGCIDALSDADLLSPDRFGAGAGRRNLQGTSADNLRQDEMCFQTGVRGLLFNLPHPVKRVAPPPGIMGIKAKGQGVNTGAAKGNAFVMYYPASLRIWKQQEEIGGLLDMWVSRAQSSELFSTTLRAAKATTAGGGVHMWKRSAPTSQPASTQDSKYTEDDASPSILLGSGGSARYEMLLERLPYLTIILRKLRTSSSSSTAATVREIQKITSFTGNAIQGAEEEDDGEDDVGPGEQDQWTTDKPGVETPRKKRRIKFETKEQEPESAISGLVDKGASLVLSDDDIED from the coding sequence ATGGCTAAGTTGCGCGCCCCGCGGAAGAAGCCGCTCGTGTTCTCATCCGACGAGTCTGATGGACGTGAATCACTTTCACCGCCTCCCGAGCGCTCCAGGAGGGGTGGCACCCTAACCGCCACCTCTACTGGGCCGCGGGTAACAGACAGGGCCACCCGATCCCAAGCACAAGCACGTGCAGTCTCTCCCAAACCGTCCAAAGCTGCTACTACCAAAAAGTCTCCAACCAAAAAGGCCCCCGCCAAATCACCCGCCAAGTCAAAGCCGATATACAAGCCCATTACCTCGTTCTTTAGCAATGTGCCCCGCTCGCAGTCGACACAGCCTACACCCAGCCCCGAGAAGTATGCCGCTTCTATTGAGGACGTAGACGACATTCTCGATTCCGACGACGACAATGTCCGCCCAACCAAGTCTTCGAATCCTCTCCCCGTACGTAAGAGGCCGATCGCTGCGACTGCGCCAACCGGCCATGGCAGCAGCGCAATAAGTAGGCAGAAGTTTCTACGAACAGCCACCGGAGCCCGTAGCACACCGCCGTTATCGTCCCAACcggcgcagcagcaggaAGTAGTGGACAGACGGCCATGGACTGAAAAGTATGGCCCAGAATCGCTCGATGAGCTCGCTGTACACAAGAGGAAGGTGGCGGATGTGCGGACATGGCTTAGCGACGTCTTTAACGGGAAAGCACGCAAGAGATTGCTGCTTCTCAAAGGCCCTGCTGGCAGTGGCAAAACCACCACCATATCTCTACTCTCCAAGGAGTTGGGCATAGAAATGCAGGAATGGAAAAACCCCACTGGCTCCATGTCGACATCCGACAGCTTCGTATCTGTTACTGCACAGTTTGAGGATTTCGTGGCAAGGACTGGCACCTTTGGTAGCCTGGCCTTTGACGAGCCAGTACCCACGGCTCAAACAGCTTCTCCCAGCAGTCAAGTGGGTAGGCAGAAACAGTTGGTTCTAGTAGAGGAGTTTCCGAATACATTTACACGTACTTCTTCGGCCGTCCAGTCTTTTCGCTCTTCCGTCCTGAACTACCTTGCTGCCAACACGCAATCAGCCACTGCTTTCTTCTCATCCCAGGTCAATCCCGAGCAGGCAGTGACTCCAATTGTTATGATCATTTCAGAGACTCTGTTGTCCACCAATACAGCAGCAGCTGACAGCTTCACCGCGCATCGGCTGTTGGGGCCTGATATTCTCACCCATGCTGGGGTTTCTGTCATTGAGTTCAATCCAATCGCACCCACATATATGACGAAGGCCTTGGATACGATAATCGTCAAAGAGGCTCGGAAGTCCGGACGTAAGAAGACGTTGGGCCCGCAGGCCATCCAGCGTCTTGCGGAGCTTGGAGACATCCGAAGCGCGGTATCTTCACTTGAGTTCTTGTGTCTCCGAGGCGATGACGCCGAGGGCTGGGGCGCAAATGTCAACTTCTCGAAGAAAAAAGCACTGAAAGACACTCCGATGACCAAGATTGAGCGGGAATCGCTCGAGATGGTCACACAACGTGAAAGCACTTTGGGCATTTTTCATTCGGTGGGACGAGTCGTCTACAACAAGCGACTAACAGAAAACCATAACGAGCCCATTGCACACCCACCCAACTGGTTTCCTGAAAAGAGAAGACCGAAGGTTTCGGAAGTCAATGTTGACACACTCATCAATGAGTTGGGGACCGACACCCAGACTTTTGTTGCTGCTTTGCACGAGAACTATGTTCTGTCATGCGGGGGTGCAGATAGCGAGGAGACCATGGATTCTATCGAGGGATGCATCGACGCTCTATCTGACGCTGATTTACTCTCACCAGACCGGTTTGGCGCCGGAGCTGGTCGCCGAAACCTCCAGGGAACGAGTGCGGACAACTTGCGCCAAGACGAGATGTGCTTCCAGACGGGCGTGCGTGGACTTTTGTTCAATCTGCCACACCCCGTGAAGCGTGTCGCACCACCCCCTGGCATCATGGGTATCAAAGCGAAAGGACAAGGGGTGAACACTGGTGCGGCCAAGGGCAATGCATTTGTCATGTACTACCCGGCATCGCTACGAATTTGGAAGCAACAAGAAGAGATTGGAGGCCTTTTGGATATGTGGGTGTCACGTGCGCAAAGCAGCGAGCTTTTCTCAACCACTCTACGCGCAGCGAAAGCAACGACTGCAGGCGGAGGTGTGCACATGTGGAAAAGAAGCGCCCCGACATCACAGCCGGCATCGACACAGGATTCTAAATATACCGAGGATGATGCATCGCCTTCGATTCTCCTAGGAAGTGGCGGCTCAGCTCGCTACGAGATGCTCCTCGAACGCCTCCCTTATCTGACCATCATCCTACGCAAGTTACGCAcatcatcatcttcttccaCAGCAGCCACGGTCCGCGAGATCCAAAAGATCACATCTTTCACTGGGAATGCTATCCAGGGTGCCGAGGAAGAGGACGATGGAGAAGACGACGTTGGTCCCGGTGAACAAGATCAATGGACCACGGATAAACCGGGTGTAGAAACACCAAGGAAGAAAAGACGGATCAAGTTTGAGACAAAAGAGCAGGAGCCTGAATCGGCGATATCCGGTCTAGTTGACAAGGGCGCCAGTCTTGTTTTGAGCGATGATGATATAGAGGATTGA